Proteins found in one Plasmodium malariae genome assembly, chromosome: 13 genomic segment:
- the PmUG01_13023400 gene encoding histidine triad protein, putative gives MEKYKKILEKLEWDKNRSCEKYEFGMYEIDKREVFLTTKYSYGFVNNKPLLPGHILLTTLKKKKKYNDLDIEEIIDINLLSNFMCYVMGILFNTNNFSIAIQDGKDAGQTVDHLHIHIIPRKNLDYKNNNNIYKDLNKVNLGYGRNILCNSCNHSINVLSQIPVTEIFKLEEFNTSIRSIEEMEKEANLIKSYIDKTFSS, from the exons ATGgaaaagtacaaaaaaatactagAAAAATTAGAGTGGGATAAAAATAGGAGCTgcgaaaaatatgaatttggTATGTATGAAATTGATAAAAGAGAAGTTTTCTTAACTACGAAATATTCCTATGGATTTGTAAATAACAAGCCGTTATTACCAggtcatatattattaaccacattaaaaaaaaaaaaaaaatacaatgaTTTAGACATAGAAGAAATTATAGACATAAATTTGCTATCAAATTTTATGTGTTATGTTATGggcatattatttaatacaaaCAATTTTTCTATTGCTATTCAAGATGGAAAAGATGCTGGTCAAACAGTAGACCATctacatattcatataattccaagaaaaaatttggactataaaaataacaacaatatttataaagattTAAATAAAGTTAATTTAGGTTATGgcagaaatatattatgcaaTTCGTGTAATCATTCAATCAATGTTCTTTCACAAATTCCAGTGACGGAAATCTTTAAATTGGAAGAATTCAA CACGTCTATTAGGTCGATTgaagaaatggaaaaagaggctaatttaattaaatcatACATTGATAAAACGTTTTCATCTTAA
- the ClpR gene encoding ATP-dependent Clp protease proteolytic subunit, putative: MQYLFLLFFTITGIYLCACKKATTWYNFIITNKRGIKKYKNKIKFTDHDYQKQNIHIPSLLLSKRIIFLSSPIYPHISEQIISQLLYLEYESKRKPIHLYINSTGDLENNKIVNLNGISDVISIVDVINYISSDVYTYCLGKAYGISCMLACSGKKGYRFSLKNSSFCLKQSYSVIPFNQATNIEIQNKEIMNTKKKVIEIIAKNTEKDQTIISEILERDRYFNANEAVDFNLVDYILEKE, encoded by the coding sequence ATGCAgtatttgtttttacttttttttacaataactggtatttatttatgtgcCTGTAAAAAAGCTACAACAtggtataattttattataacaaacAAAAGgggcataaaaaaatataaaaataaaataaaatttactgATCATGATTATCAGAAAcagaatatacatattccCTCTTTGTTATTAtcaaaaagaataatatttttatcttcacCAATATATCCTCATATATCAGAACAAATTATTTCTCAGTTGTTATATTTAGAATATGAATCCAAAAGGAAGCCAATTCATTTATACATTAACAGTACAGGTGATTtagaaaacaataaaatagtaaactTAAATGGAATATCAGACGTAATATCAATAGTTGatgtaataaattacatatcATCAGATGTGTATACATACTGTTTAGGTAAAGCATATGGGATTTCGTGTATGCTAGCTTGTAGTGGAAAAAAAGGCTATcgtttttcattaaaaaactCTTCCTTTTGTTTAAAGCAGTCTTATTCTGTTATACCATTTAACCAAGCTACAAATATagaaattcaaaataaagaaataatgaacacgaaaaaaaaagtcataGAGATAATTGCaaaaaatacagaaaaagATCAAACTATCATTTCAGAAATATTAGAAAGAGATAGGTATTTTAATGCAAACGAAGCTGTTGATTTTAACTTAGTTGACTATATTCTTGAAAAGGAATAA
- the PmUG01_13023600 gene encoding conserved Plasmodium protein, unknown function, whose product MKCIAKDEKKMPVKSAFLKSLHCLKFKKVRALDKIKGCISTKKVSYSSQKNENGNNKHNKYKNEDKNQTVEINYKKKKKNDNNYVPNSIEQDGMKNIPIDFMKINEVKESNFFPNFVLTILTKKNSEETKKRYINQYKKYLDQYFQTNDTENILCEKKRLTFVDIFVTLYLCYVEKIFDLDFLTKLNKEFDKLFHAQNEKDILTKVSINYFMMIFYYFSILNIENVTLYKSIKDYIINTDIEPIIIYKYLECISLIKNIDDNTTSANVCGDHIMPIIQIFTENFFHFNNYLILNILHFLHNLNVVDKDLFLLLTRKLNKNVYNQNANRYELCMLARTYALYKKENITFNSYLYEDLMKSITKYEDDFQNDNQEILDQKESENLQDYVGFSNDRSSDRSSDRSSDRSSDRSNDRSNDRSNDRSNDRSSYGGREHLENKGQEKGDQEEPPRVNNQHVLEIENINRDNYVIFKNTLYNEGLGFYSFFINAKTTNKELFKKKDKLNISFRMSRTEEKEKSYSHISQWYRTFICDEYKKKDIKNENFINFDNKSYDKKMDETNEVSEMDEIIRTYNYFLKENLQYEYSYGKLIDIVRNVSEQLDQVKIDINKFADVSVNDYNETFLTYKNKLLFIDNYYIGHIFYIIDSMLTLNVHHNCTYFDKLENKILSLIKNNENYIIDNFDSNEIKSVLIFLAHRNRYYKESFIYCLTHRIVDLYLNNLCKPKILAAYFHNLLYFTKRRITKKNKFNHTIRNVIYNSFSWLNNNKNPFKEENNSMSTSEQKKEIVSIYNNIKVKNYSVLQVLSIYICKNVYFMSLSTLASLLRSLSYLSFGDINFYNVFIPLFMKHMENLKNVDILNITQAFNKQKIKNKYFFYMLSKRYQQNNASKTMRSDFEIKLIG is encoded by the exons ATGAAATGTATAgcaaaagatgaaaaaaaaatgcccGTAAAAAGTGCATTCCTAAAAAGTTTACACTGCctaaaattcaaaaaagtTAGAGCCttggataaaataaaagggtGCATTTCTACGAAGAAGGTGTCTTACTCTAGCCAGAAGAATGAGAATGGTAACAacaaacataataaatataaaaatgaggaTAAAAATCAAACAGtagaaataaattacaaaaaaaaaaaaaaaaatgataacaatTATGTGCCTAATTCCATTGAACAAGATGgtatgaaaaatatacccatcgattttatgaaaataaatgaagTAAAGGAGTCCAATTTTTTCCCGAATTTTGTGTTAACCAttttgacaaaaaaaaattctgaaGAAACCAAGAAGAGATATATAAATCagtataagaaatatttagatCAGTATTTCCAAACAAATGATACAGAAAACATtttatgtgaaaaaaaaagattgaCGTTTGTTGACATCTTTGTAACcctttatttatgttatgtagaaaaaatttttgacttggattttttaacaaaattaaataaagaatttgataaattatttcatgctcaaaatgaaaaagatatattaacTAAAGTgagtataaattattttatgatgattttttattatttttccattttaaatattgaaaatgtaACGTtgtataaaagtataaaagattatattattaatacagATATAGAAccaataattatttacaaatatttggAATGTATTAGTCTAATCAAAAATATAGATGATAATACAACTAGTGCCAATGTGTGTGGTGATCATATTATGCCCataattcaaatttttaccgaaaattttttccattttaataattaccttattttgaatattttacatttcttacataatttaaatgttGTTGATAAAGATCTCTTCTTACTGTTAACtagaaaattaaacaaaaatgtatataatcaAAATGCAAATCGCTATGAATTATGCATGCTGGCGCGTACGTACGCATTgtacaaaaaggaaaacattACATTCAATAGCTATTTGTATGAAGACTTAATGAAAAGTATAACCAAGTATGAAGACGATTTTCAAAACGATAACCAGGAAATATTAGACCAAAAGGAGTCAGAAAATTTGCAGGACTACGTAGGTTTCAGCAACGATAGAAGCAGCGATAGAAGTAGCGATAGAAGTAGCGATAGAAGTAGCGATAGAAGCAACGATAGAAGCAACGATAGAAGCAACGATAGAAGCAACGATAGAAGCAGTTATGGGGGGAGGGAACACCTCGAAAATAAGGGCCAAGAGAAAGGGGACCAGGAGGAACCCCCTCGAGTGAACAACCAACACGTTCTCGAAATTGAAAACATCAATAGAGATAATTacgttatatttaaaaatacactATATAATGAAGGTTTGggtttttattccttttttataaacgCAAAAACTACGAATAAAGAGTTATTTAAGAAGAAGgacaaattaaatattagttTTAGAATGTCTAGAACGGAAGAGAAGGAAAAAAGTTATTCACACATCTCCCAATGGTACAGAACTTTTATTTgtgatgaatataaaaagaaggatataaaaaatgagaacTTCATTAATTTTGACAACAAAAGCTATGACAAGAAAATGGATGAAACGAATGAAGTGAGCGAAATGGATGAAATAATTCGAACGtataactattttttaaaagagaaTTTACAGTATGAGTACAGCTATGGGAAGCTTATAGATATAGTGAGAAATGTAAGTGAGCAATTAGATCAGGTAAAAATtgatataaacaaatttgCAGATGTAAGTGTAAACGATTATAACGAGACTTttcttacatataaaaataaattattatttattgataattattacattggtcatatattttacataattgaTTCAATGTTAACATTGAATGTACATCAtaattgtacatattttgataaactggaaaataaaattcttagcttaataaaaaataatgaaaattatataattgaCAATTTTGATagtaatgaaataaaaagtgttctaatttttttagcaCACAGAAATAGGTATTATAAAGAATCCTTTATTTATTGTCTAACGCACAGAATCGTTGATTTGTATCTTAACAATCTTTGTAAACCGAAAATATTGGCAGcgtattttcataatttattatattttactaagaGAAGAATTAccaagaaaaataaatttaaccATACCATAAggaatgttatatataatagtttttcttggttaaataataataaaaatccATTCAAGGAAGAGAATAATAGTATGTCAACTtcagaacaaaaaaaagaaatagtaagtatatacaataatattaaggtaaaaaattattctgttTTACAGGtcttatctatatatatttgtaaaaatgtatattttatgagTCTCTCAACTTTAGCTTCCCTGCTAAGATCTCTTTCTTATTTATCATTTGgtgatattaatttttataatgtttttataccATTATTTATGAAGCATatggaaaatttaaaaaatgttgaCATTTTGAACATAACCCAG GCATTcaacaaacaaaaaattaaaaacaaatattttttctatatgtTATCAAAGCGATATCAACAAAATAATGCCAGCAAAACTATGAGATCAGACTTTGAAATTAAGCTAATTGGATag
- the PKG gene encoding cGMP-dependent protein kinase, putative: protein MDDDSNAPKKGSERNKKKAIFSNDDFSGEDSLMEDHLQLQEKLAEDIEMIKTSLKNNLVCSTLNDSEILTLSNYMQFFVFKNGDLVIKQGEKGSYFFIVNSGKFDVYVNDKKVKTMSKGCSFGEAALIHNTQRSATIIADTDGTLWGVQRSTFRATLKQLSNRNFNENRSFIDSVSVFDMLTESQKNMITNACVIQNFKPGEIIVKQGDYGDVLYIMKEGKATVYINDKEIRILDKGSYFGERALLYDEPRSATIIAKEPTACASICRKLLNIVLGNLQVVLFRNIMTEALQQSDIFKQFSSEQLNDLADTAIVRDYPENYYILHKDKIKSVKYIIVLEGKVELFLDDESIGILTRGKSFGDQYVLNQKQKFKHTIKSLEICKIALITESCLADCLGNNNIDASIDYNNKKSIIKKMYIFRYLTEKQCNLLIEAFRTTRYEEGDYIIQEGEVGSRFYIIKNGEVEIVKNNKRLRTLGKNDYFGERALLYDEPRTASVISKVNNVECWFVDKSVFLQIIQGPMLTHLEERIKMQDTKVEMEDLETERIIGRGTFGTVKLVHHIPTKIRYALKCVSKRSIINLNQQNNIKLEREITAENDHPFIIRLVRTFKDSKYFYFLTELVTGGELYEAIRKLGLLTIPQAQFYLGSIILAIEYLHERNIVYRDLKPENILLDKQGYVKLIDFGCAKKIQGRAYTLVGTPHYMAPEVILGKGYGCTVDIWALGVCLYEFICGPLPFGNDEEDQLEIFRDILTGQLTFPDYVIDKDSINLMKRLLCRLPQGRIGCSINGFKDIKEHAFFSTFNWDKLAGRLLDPPLVSKTETYAEDIDVKQIEKEGALDEEESFNDDDTWDIDF, encoded by the exons ATGGATGATGATAGCAATGCTCCAAAAAAAGG cAGTGAGAGGAATAAGAAAAAAgctattttttcaaatgacGATTTTTCGGGGGAAGACAGTTTAATGGAG GATCATCTGCAACTGCAGGAGAAACTAGCAGAAGATATTGAAATGATAAAAACTTCCCTAAAAAACAATTTAGTATGTAGCACACTAAATGATAGTGAGATATTAACTCTGTCTAATTATAtgcaattttttgtttttaaaaatggcGATTTGGTTATAAAACAAGGAGAAAAGG GATCTTATTTCTTCATCGTAAATAGCGGAAAGTTTGACGTGTATGTAAACGACAAGAAGGTGAAAACAATGAGTAAAGGATGTTCATTTGGTGAAGCAGCTTTAATACACAATACGCAAAGAAGTGCTACAATAATTGCAGATACAGATGGAACATTATGGGGTGTACAAAGAAGTACCTTTAGAGCTACATTAAAACAATTATCGAAtagaaattttaatgaaaatagaaGCTTTATAGACTCTGTCTCAGTTTTCGATATGTTAACAGAGTCGcagaaaaatatgattaCGAATGCATGTGTTATTCAAAATTTCAAGCCTGGTGAAATAATTGTTAAACAAGGAGATTATGGggatgttttatatataatgaaagaaGGTAAAGCTACCgtttatattaatgataaagAGATAAGAATTCTTGACAAA GGATCCTACTTTGGGGAACGGGCACTGTTGTATGATGAGCCAAGAAGCGCGACGATCATTGCAAAAGAACCCACTGCTTGTGCATCTATTTGTAGAAAACTACTAAATATTGTTCTAGGAAATTTACAAGTGGTTCTATTTCGAAACATAATGACGGAAGCATTACAGCAAAgtgatatttttaaacaattCAGCTCCGAACAGTTAAACGATTTAGCTGATACGGCAATTGTGAGGGATTATCCAGAGAACtattacatattacataaagacaaaataaaatcagTTAAGTATATTATCGTTTTAGAAGGAAAGGTAGAACTGTTTTTAGATGATGAGTCTATAGGAATATTGACAAGGGGTAAATCCTTTGGCGATCAGTATGTGTTAAATCAAAAACAGAAATTTAAGCATACAATAAAATCGTTagaaatatgcaaaatagCATTAATAACAGAATCTTGTCTAGCTGACTGTTTAGGAAACAATAACATAGATGCATCtatagattataataataaaaaaagcataataaaaaaaatgtatatatttcgATATTTAACGGAAAAACAATGTAATCTATTAATTGAAGCATTTCGAACGACGAGATATGAAGAAGGCGATTATATAATTCAAGAAGGGGAAGTGGGTTCAagattttatattataaaaaatggagaagtcgaaatagtaaaaaataataaaagattaaGGACATTaggaaaaaatgattattttgGTGAACGTGCATTATTATATGATGAACCTAGAACTGCATCGGTTATTAGTAAAGTAAATAATGTTGAGTGTTGGTTTGTTGATAAGAGTGTTTTCTTACAAATTATCCAAGGTCCTATGTTGACACATTTAgaagaaagaataaaaatgcaaGATACTAAAGTGGAAATGGAAGATTTAGAAACAGAACGAATTATTGGTAGAGGTACATTCGGTACTGTTAAATTAGTGCACCATATACCAACCAAAATTAGATATGCATTAAAGTGTGTTAGTAAGAGaagtattataaatttaaatcaacaaaataatataaaattagaaagaGAAATAACCGCAGAAAATGATCATCCATTTATTATTCGTTTGGTTAGAACTTTTAAagattcaaaatatttttatttccttacAGAACTAGTAACAGGAGGTGAGTTATATGAAGCTATTAGAAAGTTAGGTCTATTAACGATACCACAAGCACAGTTTTATTTAGGATCGATCATATTAGCTATAGAATATCTACATGAAAGAAATATAGTCTATAGAGATTTAAAACCAGAAAACATTTTGTTAGATAAACAAGGctatgtaaaattaattgATTTTGGATGTgctaaaaaaatacaagGTAGAGCATATACATTAGTTGGTACTCCTCACTACATGGCACCTGAAGTTATATTAGGAAAAGGATATGGTTGTACTGTTGATATCTGGGCTTTAGGagtatgtttatatgaatttatatgtGGACCATTACCATTCGGAAATGATGAAGAAGATCAATTAGAAATCTTTCGTGATATATTAACAGGACAACTCACTTTTCCTGATTATGTTATAGACAAAGATAGTATTAACTTGATGAAAAGATTGTTATGTAGATTACCTCAAGGAAGAATTGGTTGTTCTATTAATGGATTTAAAGATATTAAAGAACATGCTTTTTTTTCGACTTTTAACTGGGATAAGCTAGCAGGCCGTCTTCTTGATCCTCCTTTGGTTTCAAAGACAGAAACTTATGCAGAGGATATTGACGTTAAGCAAATTGAAAAGGAGGGAGCCTTGGATGAAGAGGAATCCTTCAACGATGACGATACATGGGACATCGACTTCTGA
- the PmUG01_13023800 gene encoding GTP-binding protein, putative: MSSRRIIRSTSSSSISVWKKDLGPKLSDIFLRKDLENAKKSVNKGIEQKNWSENNKEIYLNSFVNASRDNGTELEKKITECDVEHGEEKKKKNSNNNINNIYSSNNIYSSNNIYSSNNIYNSNKKKEKYTDFACREIFIFDENITCFPNYMHKSSVNIKKKFDICDVIIEVRDARLPFTSSNHFIINSMKKKYKNSKRCIIILNKVDLICNKVALKAKNLIEEKSNSICLLTSSKFNKNISKIRDICKEIKPKFKSLGIFAMLIGLPNVGKSSIINSFKDITYNMSKYGYKNNKIAYEVNRKRVQTNILAGTTKTINTYKVSNSPLLYFIDTPGIFLPKMEDKQISLKLSAIGSTLDYKYDHMYVGDYILFMLNKYKYYKYVKMLGLEQPTNDIRFVSNVISTKLNLCRNYKYLDINGGCRFFIDMFRLGLLGQVCLDAVPNTDDFITYFDFNSQEPLAVDSSKNPTPFCGLL; encoded by the coding sequence ATGAGCAGTAGAAGAATTATCAGATCAACATCATCTTCGTCGATAAGTGTGTGGAAGAAGGATCTGGGGCCAAAACTGagtgatatatttttaagaaaagaCCTGGAGAACGCAAAAAAGAGTGTCAATAAGGGGATAGAGCAAAAAAATTGGAGTGAAaacaataaagaaatatatctGAACAGTTTTGTAAATGCAAGTAGGGATAATGGGACAGAGTTGGAAAAGAAGATAACAGAGTGTGATGTGGAACATggtgaagaaaaaaaaaaaaaaaatagtaataataatattaataatatttatagcagtaataatatttatagcagcaataatatttatagcagcaataatatttataatagtaataagaagaaagaaaaatacacCGATTTTGCATGCAGAGAGATATTCATATTTGACGAGAATATTACATGTTTTCCAAATTACATGCACAAGTCAtctgtaaatataaaaaagaaatttgaTATATGTGATGTAATAATAGAAGTACGAGATGCTCGACTGCCATTTACAAGTAGTaaccattttattataaacagtatgaaaaaaaaatataaaaatagtaagcgatgtataattattttaaataaagtagatttaatatgtaataaagtAGCgttaaaagcaaaaaatttaatagaaGAGAAATCAAATtctatatgtttattaacatcatcaaaatttaataaaaatatatcaaaaatacGTGATATTTGCAAAGAAATAAAACCCAAATTTAAAAGTTTAGGTATATTCGCTATGTTAATAGGTTTACCTAATGTAGGTAAGTCCAGTATTATAAATTCGTTCAaagatattacatataatatgagTAAATAtggatataaaaataataaaatagcaTATGAGGTTAATAGAAAAAGAGTTCAAACAAATATTTTGGCAGGTACGACAAAAACAATTAACACATATAAAGTTTCAAATAGtcctttattatattttatagacACACCAGGTATATTTTTACCAAAAATGGAAGATAAACAAATCAGCTTAAAACTAAGTGCAATAGGATCTACACTagattataaatatgatcATATGTATGTTGGagattacattttatttatgttaaataaatataaatattataaatatgtgaaaATGCTTGGTCTAGAACAACCTACTAATGATATTCGTTTTGTTAGTAATGTCATTTCGACAAAACTAAATTTATgtagaaattataaatatttagatatTAATGGTGGATGTAGATTTTTTATTGATATGTTCAGATTAGGTCTCCTGGGACAGGTCTGTTTGGATGCTGTTCCTAATACTGATGACTTTATCACCTATTTCGACTTCAATTCACAAGAACCCCTAGCTGTAGATTCTTCGAAAAACCCAACTCCATTCTGCGGCCTGCTCTAA